The genome window AAGGAATGGCTAGCATAATGCTGTTTCCTCCTCTTTTTGGCTCTAACATGAGATATTACGTTATacaaaaagagtgagagagacagggaaagttCCAGAAAAAGGAAAGCATCAGTAGTCCTCAGctggaagagagaaacagaaaaggGAGGTGTTACCCATAGATGAACCAGCGGAACCAAGCCAATGAGGAAGAGGAACATGCGATCCCATCCAATCATAGAAAGAGGAGCATGCGATCCCATCCAATCATAGGAAGATCagaaaactaaaacaggaagtggTATAATGCAGGCATGCAGTGGTAGTCAGACGGACGATTGCTTACTTTCTATCGTTAGGATACAGGTGCTGGCAGCGGTGCCTCTgctgttgacagctttgcacatgtactctccctcatcctctgGGAAGGTCTCTGGTAGGTAGAGGCAgaatgtctcccctctctctatgtactGATAGTCCTCACAGTCCTGGAGCATATTCCCCTCAAACCACCAGGTCACCTCCGGCTTGGGCTCCCCGGTGATCTTCACCGTGAACCGCACTGGCTCGGCATCCACCACCGATTGGTTCTTCAGGGGCTTCTTAAACCACGGAGCCCCCGACCTGGCGtggtcctcctcatcctcataGGCTGCCGAGCCATTGATGAtgcttccctcttcctcctcctcatcttcccttTTCTGCCAAAGACATGACACGTGATATCACATTTTAGATTTGTGgaacccctcccccctctcacaTTACCACTTCGGGCTGAACTGAGCTGTCATGCGTTTTTAGAATGGCATGCGTGTCAAGGATGCCCACAGTTTAACAACGAGAAACCCGATGATTGAACCCGATGAAAGAGGGATTTACTTTTTGGAGAGCGGCGTCAATCTCTTGCTGCTCGAACTGCATCCTCTGCAGTTTCTGTTCCTCcacccttttcctctcctccccctctctggcttTGGCCATTTGTTCGAACCGTGCGCGCATGTCCACCTTCTGTCTGAACGGAGCCTCCTCAGCCCCCTTCTCTGCGTCCTTTTTGCCTTCATCATCCTCCTGAAAAAAACAGCCCTCACAGTGAGTGATTTCAGAAGAACATGATACAGACCAACACGTTGGCGTTCCTAAGCGATTCTGAAGGACCATGCTCAAATATATACCTCCTGGACCcgctcttcttccctctctttgaTTTCCTCGTCTACGGCCTTTCTCTTTGCTCTCACGTCCTCAATCGTTTTCTGGATCTCCTCGTCTTTCAACTGCTTGATCTTCTCAAACTTGGACTTGAGGTTCTTGGCCTGGATGGAGCCGGTCCTCTTGAGTTTCTTCAGCTCCTCATACTCCTTACTCACTGTATCAGAGCTCTCATTCACTTCATCCTTTGGAAAGAAGCACGTTGAACTGATGAGTGATGAGGATACGATCACAATCGAagcatacagtgagctccaaaagtattgggacagtgacatctttttgttgttgtattggcTCTGTagtccagcactttggatttgaaatggtaCAATTGACTACGAGGTTAGTGCAGACTgtctttaatttgagggtattttcatccgtATCGGTTGAACCATTTACAAATTACAACACTTTAGTAAAAATTTTAGTACTTGGTCCCATATCCCTAGCGCACAATGATGACattaagcttgtgactctacGAACTTGTTGGattcatttgctgtttgtttaggttgtatttcagattattttgtgcccaattgaaattataatgtattgtgtcattttggagtttATTAAACTTTTATTGttaataagaatagaatatgtttctaaacacttataCATTATTGTCAattctaccatgattatggaaaGTCAAAAGCTTGTGGTAATCATTGCTGCTAGGAATATGGCACCAAATACTCAacttttgactaatttaatacacatataagtgaatttgtccaaatagtTTTGGTCCCTAATATTGGGGGACTgcgtacaaaaagtgctgtacttTCTAAACAGTTCACCCGGTATGGATGAGAATACCTgcttgtatcatttcaaatccaaagtgctggagtacagagccaaaacaacaaaacaattgCCACTGTCTCAATACTTTTGGACCTCACTGTTGGTCTCATGGTTTAAACTGGAGCCGTATGTATCAAGCGTCTCAtagtaggagggctgatctaggatcaggttccacctgtccatgtaatcttgggattgtgatctaaaaggcaaaactgatcataaatcagcactcctactctgagacgcttgataAATACAGTCCCTGGTTCTCCTCATCTTGTCATCAATCTCTGCAGTTGGTAGTTCCATGCCAATATCCATGAGAATTCCCATGTGGGTTTTAGTTAAGAGCATTGTGAGACTGATACCATGTTGATGACTgacctctcccatctcttgtCTGAGCTGCTCAAACTCCAGTTTCTCCTGCTCCATTTTCTTTTTGCGCGCCTCCACCTTGCGCTTCCTATCGGCTTCCTCCTTCTGCTTCAGCAGCTCCTCGAAGTTCATCTCTAGTTTCCCAGGGTGCAATGCTTCCTGGGACTCGCTCTTGAACATCCCTTCCTCTTCCTCGTCTAGCACCTGGCGGAATACAAACACAGAGCATTGTGTCATTTGACATTTCACTATAAACCAATCAGAACCAAACAGCACAAATAATCTTGAATCACAAATCAATCATCATATCAGCTTCCAATAGCAATTTAATCCACCGGTTTAACCCTCCCAGAATGATTCACAAACAGTGAAGCACCCAATGAAAAGCGAAGCTAAGCAACATAGTCACATTGAACAGCAAAGCTAAGAGAACCAAAACACATTGATCTTCTCACCAGATACTGTAAAAAGCCATAGAATGAGATTAATATTTTTAATCTCGTTCTAGTAAGTCTTTCAACATCATTGTAGAATCAGTCCAAGTAACCaggacacattattacacactgaTGGGGAGCCACTTTTAAAGCAAGCCAGCAGTGTTAGTATGCCTACTGAATATCCCATTCATACAGACCATTCACATCCATGCATATGACCTTTGACTTACAATAAGAACTTACAGTATTAGCAGTTCATGGGAAACACTGTGTTATTTCTTCTTAGTCAGTGTACAAGTACAATTGTCATTTGAAAGTGAAAATATCTTACTTCTCCATCTTGATATGAAGTCTTAGATTTTTCCCGATCCAGGGGGCTCTTTAAGAAGATAATTTGAAAGTAGGAACAGCAATTGCAAGTGTAGTGTTTCAGTAACGTTACATCATCATGTAGGATTAATCCATGTCCTATTATAGACCAATTAGAGATTGAGTTCTTATATTAAATATAGACTTCCTCAAATGTTAATATTGGGGTTAGTTTCCAGTAGATTATAGCAACATTGGTCCCACTTTAAACAGACTATAACTTTAAATGAACGATAAGAACTATGGAGTCATAATAAGGCCTTCATAAGGCCTACACAAATCATTTATAAGCAAATGTCATTTGCAGTTTGTTTAAAGTGTGAGCATTACATTGGATATGAGCTCAGATGACACATCTGGATCAAGCCGAGTTCAAAATAGCGCACAGCGTGAGAAACTGAAGGTATTCATCTatgacatacacacacgcaaGACAAGTTGTGGCTCTAATCATGATGAAAAAACAGGAATAAATTATTCATCAAAATATTTGTAATCTTTTCACATGCTCCTTCTGAACGTAGCCTACTATAACCTACATGTTAGCGCAGGGCTTCATAAGCAACATGCTGGTGCTGCCTGCAGAGGTGTGTTCATAGAGATCCTATGATTCACAAATGTGcctaaaatattatttttttcctGGCAAGATGGCAGATTTTTTTTATCATGATGCTAAGATACCAAATTCCACTAGTGAATTGTAGGATCTTTATGGGTATGTTACCCAGTCCTACCATATTCTTGCGGGCCTCTGCAAAgagcctcttctcctcctccagcctcctcTTGGCCTCCTCCTCTGCTTTCTTCTCCTCCGCCTCTCTCCTCTGACGCTCCTTATCCTCGAAGCTGACGCACAGCTTCCCTGGCTTGCTGCCCTCCAGGTTCAGCATGGCCAGGAAcatctcatcatcatcatccactaTCTGGAGAAGGAGGACAACAACGAAAGAGCTCAAACTAGTGTCTGACATCTCGGGGTGGTATCAGTATGAAAAAGGAACTCCAAACCATCTCCTATGACATGGCAATGACCATAGGAGATGGCaagatagcacaaacagatctggggacCAGGTGTAGTGACCATTATATTACTCTCACTGACCATGCTTTTCCTGGCCTCAGCGaaagccctcctctcctcttccattcgTCTCTTGTACTCTGCCTCTGCTGCCTTGCGCTCATTCTCTACCCTCTGTTTCTCAAGCTCCTCGAAGCTCAGCCTTAGTTTACCAGGCTGGATCACCTCTCTCTCGCCCTGAGCTCCTTGTGAGTCCTCCTCATCGTCGCCCTGCAAACACATCAACTTCCAAAATCACACAAGGCACAAGGCTGGGAAgtatagctcagttggttagaacGCAGcgctaacaacaacaacagtgcaGGTTCAATCTGGGAAAAGCCTCAAAGCACCTTATCGAAGCTTGATTGTACGTAGTGCTAAGTAAATGCTACTGTAATCAATGCATTGACTGTTTAATACAGGTTTTTTTCAGAGGGGTTTTCTTGTTCAGAAAAGATGGATCGTTTTAGGCCTCATCCCATGTTTACGAGATTATGTTCACCTTTATAACTACATTATACACACCAACATGCAAGCTCTGACAGATTGAGATTGCTTCTTTAAAAGTCTCATCAAGACCTAAAGATGCCACAAGTCAACTTGACACTTCAAAAGCACAAGAGAAAAGATTTGCAGGATGTATGAAGGGGATATGCAGCGTTGGTACAGAATGGCCACACTGATAATTTACCACCAAGGTTTACTGTATCTAGCAAGTTGGAAATATCTCAGCTATCACAAGGAAAGTACAGGCCATTGAAACGTAATATTCTAATAAGGAATGAGCTAATAGTGTTTTATAAGATCTGTCACCATTTCCAGCTTGGCCACTTCGAAGGCTTTCTTCTCCTCTTGCAGACGTCGTTTAGCTTCCCTCTCAGCCTGCTTCCTCAGCCtttcctgcctctccttctccgcCTCCTCAAACGTCATCTTCAGCTTCCCAGGAGTCACCTGTTCCTTCTCCGTGGGTtgctcctcatcctcatcctgcGTTGACCAAGACAGTCTACTTTAGAGACCACCATATCCACATGAAGTAGTGACACAGAACGGCTGTCATGAAAGATGAGATTTTCCTAGAaacacctacagtgccttgcaaaagtattcatcccccttggcgtttttcctattttgttgcattacaacctgtaacttaaatggatttttatttggattccaTTTAATGGACATGCACAAAATAggtcaaattggtgaagtgaaatgaaaaaaattacaaACAGAAAGgttgtgcgtgcatatgtattcacgctctttgctatgaagcccctaaataagatctggcgcaaccaattaccttcagatgtcacataattagttgaataaagtccacctgtgtgcaatataagtgatctgtcacatgatctcagtgtatatatacatctgttctgaaaggccccagagtctgcaacaccactaagcaaggggcaccaccaagcaagtggcacaatgaagaccaaggagctctcctaacaggtcaggaacaaagttgtggagaagtacagatcagtgtTGGGTTATAAAAGAATATtggaaactttgaacatcccatggagcaccattaaatacaCTATTAAACAATTGAATtaatggcaccacaacaaacctgccaagagagggccgccctccaaaactcatggaccaggcaaggagggcattaatcagaaagGCAACAacgagaccaaagataaccctgaaggagctgcaaaactccacagcggagattggagtatctgtccataggaccattttaagccgtacactccacagagctgggctttacggaagagtggtcaGAAAGAGCCAttgtttaaagaaaaaaataagaaaacacgtttggtgttcgccaaaaggcatgtgggagactccccaaacatatcgaagaaggtactctggtcagatgaaactgaAATTGAGCTTTtggtcatcaaggaaaacactacgtctggcacaaacccaacatctctcatcaccccgagaacaccatccccacagtgaagcatggtggtggcagcatcatgctgtgaggatgtttttcatcggcagggactgggaaactggtcagaattgaaggaatgatggatggtgctaaatacagggaaattcttgagggaaacctgtttcagtcttccagagattcgagactgggacggaggttcaccttccagcaggacaatgacccgaagcatactgctacagcaacactcgagtggtttatggggaaacatttaaatgtcttggaatggcctagtcaaagcccagacctcaatccaattgagaatctgtagtatgacttaaagatgactgtacaccagcggaacccatccaacttgaaggagctggagaagaatgggcaaaaatcgcagtggctagatgtgccaagattAGAGAGACatgccccaagagacttgcacCTGTAATTGccgcaaaaggtggcgctacaaagtattgaccTTGGGGTGAAAAGTTACGCACGCtcaatttttctgtttttttgtgttattgCTTGTTTCTTtcacaataaaatatattttgtatcttcaaagtggtaggcatgttgtgtaaacaaataatacaaccccccccaaaatccattttaataccaggttgtaaggcaataaaataggaaaaatgccaagggggtgaatactttcacacgCCACTGTAAGCTGTTCCTTTGTCCTACCAAAACTACTTCTCTGTGGGCTGCTCCTCATCCTGCTTTGATATAAACAATCTACACTTAGACCCCCATTTTACCACAAGGTATTGACACAGACAGAATAGATTTCATTAAGGATTTTCCTTGAAACACTTAAGCTCTTTCTTTGTCCTGTGGGCTGACATAAACAATCTACACCTAGACCACCATATTCCCACGAAGTATTGTATTGAATTTTGACACAGACACATAGATATAATTTGGATCACATGGATTTTCCAAGATTTCCTCCTAAAACAGTTACGCTGCCAGTCCCGCCAAAGCCTATTGGAAAGGTCCTCCTCAGCTCACCTGTACAACCGAGCGCCGCTTAGCCTCGCGGAAGGACTGCTTGTTTTCGTCGTAgcgcttcttcttctcctcctcggTCCTCTTCTTCAGCTCTTCCTCACGGTTCTTCTCCAGGTCCTCAAAGTTCATCTTGATCCTGCCTGGAGGTCGCGACGGCTtcgatggcaccacacagaccaggaTGCTGTCATCTCCCTCCTGACATAAGTGGAGCCATTGTGAGAAAAGGAAATTACATTCAACATGAGATAAGATATGATATAATAAGACAGTACTTTATTGATTCCTAAAGGGGGTTTAGCACATAAAACATCAGCAACACAAACCATTTCCTGGTTTGTGAACTTGACAAGTGCTAAAGTGGTTGTGTTTAACCAAGTAATGGACTAAAGCTATGTTATACATTATGAAATTACTAGTTGATACCTGCCTATGTTATGTCAAAATAAAGAGAAAAATCCCCACTaacaaaacacagagagagagagagagagagagagagagagagagagagagagagagagagagagagagagagagagagagagagagagagagagagagagagagaagagagagagagaagctaacAGCCCATAAAAGAGAACATTCTTTCGGCCTAATGGCCACCATTTTCAATGGGTCAGTCTGTGAATGTCAGCCCTAAAATAGGAGGGGCTAATTTAGTCAGTGGTGTGGGAAACAGTTGCCAGTCACATGTTGTCTACACCTGACAGTGTATGTGGCTCAAGCAGCAGCAGAACTTGTAAGCACGGTGGCCTAATTGTTTATAGCTCACTCGGCCAGTACTGGCTCAGGTTAAAGCTACCGCCCACCCTCAATAAAGACTTCCCCAAGTTTTGTCTCACTACTATACAGTCAAGGTACATGCAGTAGGTTGCAGTGAAAGGAGACAATGGAGATTGAAGTCCATATAGCTTTCACCTTGTTCAAGAAACAAATAGATCACTGGAGTAGAACGGAGATCAACAACGTGTGTACAGTGAGCACTGAATACAAGCATTAGTCATAATGCTTCCTAGTACTTCCTAGTGTGTATTGTCACTTACTGAAATCTACCACCTTATTGTATCTAGGTCAACATGAATTTGGAGAACAGGCTTCGGTCCAGTTTGGCATGGTTATAGCTACAGCATTGCAACTAGCGCTGAATGCCTTTCGAAAGCAGCAATTTCGTTTGTGATCCATTCTAAGGATACTAAAGCCACTACGCGATGACAAGTGAGGAAAACCTTGTTCAACTTGACAGATACACCCAAAATTCATAGCATACGACCTGAATGTGTGTTCTCAGAGCTGCTGTGGCATGCAGCCCACTGGACTCCACTGTAGGATTTCCCTCCAACCTGCACCAACTGTTAGCGTTTCAAATGGCACTTAAAATAACTCATCTGGGCGGCAGCTGAGGATTACCTGACTGATTACACATAGATGGAGGCCAGTCCCTCAGTAGAGGCAGCAACTGAGCAATCCAGCCCCACTGCCCCACTTCCCCTATAGGCTACACTACAGTATACCTGGAAGTAATCCCGCATGTTTACCTCTGCGGCTTTCTTGGCCAGCTCCTTCTGCATCTTCGCTTTCTCCATGATGTCCTGGGTGGC of Oncorhynchus gorbuscha isolate QuinsamMale2020 ecotype Even-year linkage group LG15, OgorEven_v1.0, whole genome shotgun sequence contains these proteins:
- the LOC123998130 gene encoding nexilin-like isoform X1, which translates into the protein MTEVAQNVADVAYDTTDVAHGLNDVARDTSDAAPDTNENAHGDVATEWHGLGAHKEDDAPPDKHDKALSENEEEVHTEEDEVHTEPEEDEEDEAHDMSEAEHRENDTAKDKPMQRSRSRKDKKDEAQNGVAHDMDNEKEEEERDQLQNISEVALKQERLLHFKKPVARSYVPQIGKADVKNKFEAMQKAREERNSRRSQEEHQKRKEQYVKEREYNRRKQQIKELLASSDEEEEVKPAKVEKSYVPKITGSVKGKFAEMEKQRQEEERKRMEEERKKRATQDIMEKAKMQKELAKKAAEEGDDSILVCVVPSKPSRPPGRIKMNFEDLEKNREEELKKRTEEEKKKRYDENKQSFREAKRRSVVQDEDEEQPTEKEQVTPGKLKMTFEEAEKERQERLRKQAEREAKRRLQEEKKAFEVAKLEMGDDEEDSQGAQGEREVIQPGKLRLSFEELEKQRVENERKAAEAEYKRRMEEERRAFAEARKSMIVDDDDEMFLAMLNLEGSKPGKLCVSFEDKERQRREAEEKKAEEEAKRRLEEEKRLFAEARKNMSPLDREKSKTSYQDGEVLDEEEEGMFKSESQEALHPGKLEMNFEELLKQKEEADRKRKVEARKKKMEQEKLEFEQLRQEMGEDEVNESSDTVSKEYEELKKLKRTGSIQAKNLKSKFEKIKQLKDEEIQKTIEDVRAKRKAVDEEIKEREEERVQEEDDEGKKDAEKGAEEAPFRQKVDMRARFEQMAKAREGEERKRVEEQKLQRMQFEQQEIDAALQKKREDEEEEEGSIINGSAAYEDEEDHARSGAPWFKKPLKNQSVVDAEPVRFTVKITGEPKPEVTWWFEGNMLQDCEDYQYIERGETFCLYLPETFPEDEGEYMCKAVNSRGTAASTCILTIETEDY
- the LOC123998130 gene encoding nexilin-like isoform X2; translation: MTEVAQNVADVAYDTTDVAHGLNDVARDTSDAAPDTNENAHGDVATEWHGLGAHKEDDAPPDKHDKALSENEEEVHTEEDEVHTEPEEDEEDEAHDMSEAEHRENDTAKDKPMQRSRSRKDKKDEAQNGVAHDMDNEKEEEERDQLQNISEVALKQERLLHFKKPVARSYVPQIGKADVKNKFEAMQKAREERNSRRSQEEHQKRKEQYVKEREYNRRKQQIKELLASSDEEEEVKPAKVEKSYVPKITGSVKGKFAEMEKQRQEEERKRMEEERKKRATQDIMEKAKMQKELAKKAAEEGDDSILVCVVPSKPSRPPGRIKMNFEDLEKNREEELKKRTEEEKKKRYDENKQSFREAKRRSVVQDEDEEQPTEKEQVTPGKLKMTFEEAEKERQERLRKQAEREAKRRLQEEKKAFEVAKLEMGDDEEDSQGAQGEREVIQPGKLRLSFEELEKQRVENERKAAEAEYKRRMEEERRAFAEARKSMIVDDDDEMFLAMLNLEGSKPGKLCVSFEDKERQRREAEEKKAEEEAKRRLEEEKRLFAEARKNMVLDEEEEGMFKSESQEALHPGKLEMNFEELLKQKEEADRKRKVEARKKKMEQEKLEFEQLRQEMGEDEVNESSDTVSKEYEELKKLKRTGSIQAKNLKSKFEKIKQLKDEEIQKTIEDVRAKRKAVDEEIKEREEERVQEEDDEGKKDAEKGAEEAPFRQKVDMRARFEQMAKAREGEERKRVEEQKLQRMQFEQQEIDAALQKKREDEEEEEGSIINGSAAYEDEEDHARSGAPWFKKPLKNQSVVDAEPVRFTVKITGEPKPEVTWWFEGNMLQDCEDYQYIERGETFCLYLPETFPEDEGEYMCKAVNSRGTAASTCILTIESKQSSV